A genomic segment from Cuculus canorus isolate bCucCan1 chromosome 18, bCucCan1.pri, whole genome shotgun sequence encodes:
- the AATK gene encoding serine/threonine-protein kinase LMTK1 isoform X4, protein MGALAAAMSAAFLSPSLAFSSQFDPDSTPLSELSWSSSLAVVAVSFSGLFTFIFLMLACLCCKKGDIGFKEFENAEGDDYVTELSAQGSPAPQHGPEVYVLPLTKVSLPMAKQPGRSVQLLKSADLGRQSLLYLKEIGHGWFGKVFLGEVNSGISSTQVVVKELKASASVQDQMQFLEEAQPYRALQHTNLLQCLAQCAEVTPYLLVMEFCPLGDLKGYLRSCRGAEAMTPDPLTLQRMACEVACGVLHLHRNNYIHSDLALRNCLLTADLTVKIGDYGLSHCKYKTLHTWQDDYFVTADQLWVPLRWIAPELIDEVHGNLLIVDQTKSSNVWSLGVTIWELFELGSQPYDHYSDRQVLAYAIKEQQLKLPKPQLKLSLSERWYEVMQFCWLQPEQRPTAEEVHLLLSYLCAKGATEAEEEFEKRWNSMKPNGSASASHHGAELSSFPLLEQFSADGFPSDGDDILTVMETSHGLNFEYKWEHTKTEHFQAPLGSLSPSSAARYHDLYYPATTTGHLSLGVSPSCYECKPPGCPGLPAPGVVPILGAHSPSLNSEYYIRIEGPGEGSAELDYAMCSYSPAGERGSPHPPSCWRAQGARSGSTYDSDSSPTVSLSMEPLLGHAPAGEGSWECAEYYPYPCPGQEPRGYEPSPSRGAEGYLLEEEPPQPCGQDWSVPGFQPSIFADPLGVSPSVNCAYSPRGYGEPQAASVGGRPPGQSRSQPDCVALELGEDSPPGAPHPQSVSPPAQRHPWASNSSSNNNIGSGSPASHEPPAGDSWCYRRMITFRGLMAKPLGTVPRGQPQLGGSPLGHDFRRLRQDQPPGMASSSSPCRSPSPLRQAWHSRDSSTSGRSQAATLAGSPGTPWGPGTAPPAGVGAQHDTHPDESVEGSISAHSPLPHTAAAPGPEETTPVASIATPNPSIPAEPSRDGSQPSPDASEAPTPVPGEAATESSVCATSIMDQTPDKTFSSTSFPSVDEGSDEDTAELTSGVFTDFSEDYMERAESAPALKSLQKQVGTPDSLESLDIRSTASSCEVFSPTTFVPPGQPKALDSGYDTENNESPEFVLKEPHEPREPEAFSQLGKPPLGLPGGESEGTAPETRLSTSLGAELHSLTEKNPYRDSAYFSDYDAEAERSPKDEEDSDGSQTSEAEESPQSPAQDLGRAPGMGEDPLHPPGAPGSPPAAPSVAVAVDAPAVGVSVGDWRGTEAGCALNGPTAPGTEQHPTSTGLVPGSSLHPDGDACPPGCGGPTTPKTFFLTPVLGSPGEPVSSGGTHVPQGVPGLGGPTARDEQTVPPVPGLGEPGLPPVGTEVGDAPGGPSMPPLADELPPGLSLLPSTREPRPATPEHREELEEEEEDTEDSDESDEELRCYNIQEQSEESEEEPTAVPIVVAESQSGRNLRSLLKMPSLLSEAFCEDLDRKKKAVSFYDDVTIYLFDQESPTRELSFPEPPEPSGQPPASGSPPSLADRLGASDDSSDGNASEENPSPCVAGGGFEWDDDFPLTPVKPSLMASLTGTPAEPDAAAPTLPAPSALVPAQKQVLPIQFSRFTVSPAPVSRFSITHVSDSDMDSIGGSSEDGDRE, encoded by the exons ATGGGCGCCCTCGCCGCTGCCATGTCGGCCGCCTTCCTCAGCCCCAGCCTCGCCTTCAGCTCCCAATTCGACCCCG ACAGCACCCCCCTTAGCGAGCTCTCCTGGTCCTCCTCACTGGCCGTCGTGGCTGTTTCCTTCTCCGGGCTCTTCACCTTCATCTTCCTCATGCTGGCCTGCCTGTGCTGCAAGAAGGGGGACATCGGCTTCAAG GAGTTTGAGAACGCCGAGGGGGACGACTACGTGACGGAGCTCTCGGCCCAGGGCTCGCCTGCCCCTCAACATGGCCCTGAAGTCTACGTCCTGCCCCTCACCAAGGTCTCTCTGCCCATGGCCAAGCAGCCGGGGCGCTCAG TGCAGCTCCTCAAGTCGGCGGACCTGGGGCGGCAGAGCCTGCTTTACCTGAAGGAGATCGGGCACGGCTGGTTCGGCAAG GTGTTCCTGGGGGAGGTGAACTCAGGCATCAGCAGCACCCAGGTGGTGGTGAAGGAGCTGAAGGCGAGCGCCAGCGTGCAGGACCAGATGCAGTTCCTGGAGGAAGCACAGCCCTACAG GGCCCTCCAGCACACCAACCTGCTGCAGTGCCTGGCCCAGTGCGCCGAGGTCACCCCGTACCTGCTGGTGATGGAGTTCTGCCCGCTG GGTGACCTGAAGGGGTACCTGCGGAGCTGTCGGGGGGCCGAGGCCATGACCCCGGACCCGCTGACCCTGCAGAGGATGGCGTGTGAGGTGGCCTGTGGAGTCCTGCACCTACACAGGAACAACTACATCCACAG TGACCTGGCCCTGCGGAACTGCCTTCTCACTGCCGACCTGACCGTCAAGATCGGGGACTACGGGCTCTCACACTGCAAGTACAAA ACCCTACATACTTGGCAGGACGACTACTTTGTGACGGCCGACCAGCTGTGGGTGCCGCTGCGCTGGATCGCACCCGAGCTCATCGACGAAGTGCACGGCAACCTGCTCATTGTGGACCAGACTAAGTCCAGCAACGTCTG GTCGCTGGGTGTCACCATCTGGGAGCTGTTTGAGCTGGGCAGCCAGCCCTATGACCACTACTCGGACCGACAAGTGCTCGCCTATGCTATcaaggagcagcagctcaaGCTGCCCAAGCCCCAGCTGAAGCTCTCACTGTCGGAGCGCTG GTACGAGGTGATGCAgttctgctggctgcagccagagcagcgCCCGACGGCGGAGGAGGTGCATCTCCTGCTCTCCTACCTCTGTGCCAAAGGGGCAACGGAAGCGGAGGAGGAGTTCGAGAAGCGCTGGAACTCCATGAAGCCCAACGGTAGCGCCAGCGCCAGCCACCATGGTGCTgagctctcctccttcccactgcTGGAGCAGTTCTCGGCCGACGGCTTCCCCTCAGATGGTGATGACATCCTCACCGTCATGGAGACAAGCCACGGCCTCAATTTTGAGTACAAGTGGGAGCACACCAAGACCGAGCACTTCCAGGCGCCACTGGGATCGCTGAGCCCCAGCAGTGCTGCGCGCTACCATGACCTCTACTACCCAGCCACCACCACGGGGCACCTGAGCCTGGGGGTCTCGCCCTCCTGCTACGAGTGCAAGCCTCCGGGCTGCCCTGGGCTGCCGGCACCCGGCGTGGTGCCCATCCTGGGCGCCCACAGCCCTTCGCTCAACAGCGAGTACTACATCCGCATCGAGGGGCCCGGGGAGGGCAGCGCTGAGCTGGACTATGCCATGTGCAGCTACAGCCCCGCGGGCGAGCGGGGATCCCCACACCCCCCGTCCTGCTGGAGAGCCCAAGGTGCCCGGAGCGGCAGCACCTACGACTCCGACAGCAGCCCGACTGTCTCCCTCAGCATGGAGCCACTGCTGGGCCACGCACCGGCGGGTGAGGGCTCCTGGGAGTGCGCTGAGTATTACCCCTacccctgcccagggcaggagccGCGGGGCTACGAGCCGTCTCCCAGCCGCGGGGCCGAGGGGTatctgctggaggaggagccCCCCCAGCCATGCGGCCAGGACTGGTCTGTCCCTGGCTTCCAGCCCAGCATCTTTGCTGACCCGCTGGGTGTCTCCCCGTCGGTGAACTGTGCCTACAGCCCCCGGGGATACGGGGAGCCGCAGGCAGCCTCGGTGGGTGGGCGGCCACCAGGACAGAGCAGGTCCCAGCCGGACTGCGTGGCGCTGGAGCTGGGTGAGGACAGTCCCCCTGGAGCCCCCCACCCACAGAGCGTGAGCCCCCCGGCTCAGCGGCATCCCTGGGCTTCCAACAGCTCCTCCAACAACAACATCGGCAGTGGCAGCCCGGCATCCCACGAGCCCCCGGCCGGCGATAGCTGGTGCTACCGCCGCATGATCACCTTCCGGGGGCTGATGGCCAAGCCGCTGGGCACCGTGCCGCGTGGCCAGCCCCAGCTTGGGGGATCCCCCCTGGGCCATGATTTCCGCCGCCTGCGGCAGGATCAGCCCCCCGGCAtggccagcagctcctcccCATGCCGCTCGCCCTCCCCGCTGCGCCAGGCCTGGCATAGCCGTGACTCATCAACCTCCGGCCGCTCGCAGGCAGCAACGCTGGCTGGCAGCCCCGGCACGCCGTGGGGCCCCGGCACAGCCCCGCCAGCTGGAGTCGGGGCCCAACATGACACCCACCCAGATGAGAGCGTGGAGGGGAGCATCTCTGCCCACAGCCCACTGCCCCACACTGCGGCTGCACCGGGGCCGGAGGAGACCACTCCCGTGGCCAGCATTGCTACCCCGAaccccagcatccctgcagagccCAGTAGAGATGGCTCCCAGCCTTCACCAGATGCCTCGGAGGCACCCACGCCGGTGCCCGGGGAGGCTGCCACCGAGAGCAGCGTGTGTGCCACCAGCATCATGGACCAGACGCCAGACAAGACTTTCTCCAGCACCAGCTTTCCCAGCGTGGATGAGGGGAGCGATGAGGACACGGCAGAGCTGACCTCCGGCGTCTTCACTGACTTCTCTGAGGACTACATGGAGCGGGCAGAGTCAGCGCCGGCACTCAAGTCCCTGCAGAAGCAGGTGGGGACACCAGACTCCCTGGAGTCGCTGGACATCCGCTCCACAGCCAGCTCCTGTGAGGTCTTCAGCCCCACCACCTTTGTGCCTCCTGGCCAGCCCAAGGCACTCGACAGTGGCTATGACACCGAGAACAACGAGTCCCCCGAGTTTGTCCTCAAAGAGCCCCATGAGCCCCGAGAGCCGGAGGCCTTCAGCCAGCTGGGGAAGCCACCTCTGGGGCTGCCAGGGGGTGAGAGTGAGGGTACAGCCCCCGAAACGCGGCTCTCCACCTCCCTCGGGGCCGAGCTGCACAGCCTCACCGAGAAGAACCCCTACCGCGACTCTGCCTACTTCTCCGACTACGATGCCGAGGCTGAGCGCAGCCCCAAGGACGAGGAGGACAGCGATGGGTCCCAGACCTCGGAGGCAGAGGAGAGTCCCCAGTCCCCTGCCCAGGACCTAGGGCGAGCTCCTGGGATGGGAGAGGACCCGTTGCACCCCCCAGGGGCCCCCGGCAgtcccccagcagcacccagcgTCGCAGTGGCCGTGGATGCACCTGCAGTGGGGGTTTCGGTGGGGGACTGGCGGGGGACAGAGGCTGGTTGTGCCCTAAATGGCCCCACGGCACCTGGCACTGAGCAGCATCCCACCAGCACGGGGCTGGTGCCGGGCAGCTCCCTGCATCCCGATGGAGATGCCTGTCCCCCGGGCTGTGGTGGTCCCACAACACCCAAGACTTTCTTCTTGACCCCAGTGCTggggagccctggggaaccGGTGTCCTCTGGAGGGACCCATGTGCCTCAGGGTGTCCCTGGACTTGGGGGACCCACAGCCAGGGATGAACAGACTGTGCCTCCGGTGCCAGGGCTTGGGGAACCAGGGCTGCCCCCTGTGGGGACCGAGGTGGGCGATGCGCCGGGGGGTCCCAGCATGCCGCCACTAGCGGATGAGTTGCCCCCAGGCCTCTCCTTGCTCCCATCTACTCGGGAGCCGCGGCCGGCCACCCCGGAGCACCgcgaggagctggaggaggaagaggaggacacTGAGGACAGCGATGAGTCGGACGAGGAGCTGCGCTGCTACAACATCCAGGAGCAGAGCGAGGAGAGTGAGGAGGAGCCAACGGCTGTGCCCATCGTGGTGGCCGAGAGCCAGAGCGGCAGGAACCTGCGCAGCCTCCTCAAAATGCCCAGCCTCCTCTCCGAGGCCTTTTGCGAGGACCTGGATCGCAAGAAGAAGGCTGTCTCTTTCTACGACGACGTTACCATCTACCTCTTTGACCAG GAAAGCCCCACGCGGGAGCTGAGCTTCCCAGAGCCCCCCGAGCCTTCAGGGCAGCCCCCTGCCAGTGGCAGCCCCCCCAGCCTGGCAGACAGGCTCGGCGCCTCGGATGACTCCTCGGATGGCAACGCCTCAGAAGAGA ACCCCTCGCCCTGTGTCGCAGGCGGCGGCTTTGAGTGGGACGATGACTTCCCGCTCACACCGGTGAAGCCATCCCTGATGGCCTCGCTAACGGGGACGCCGGCAGAGCCGGACGCAGCCGCGCCCACGCTGCCTGCCCCATCCGCACTGGTGCCAGCGCAGAAGCAGGTGCTGCCCATCCAGTTCTCCCGGTTCACAGTCTCACCTGCCCCAGTATCGCGGTTCTCCATCACCCACGTCTCCGACTCAGACATGGACTCCATAGGAG GCAGCAGCGAAGACGGCGACCGGGAGTGA
- the AATK gene encoding serine/threonine-protein kinase LMTK1 isoform X1 — protein MLCPVPHSFLSWSSCVRCACSRRVLCAPRWVGRSWVLPAHGWPCTQASPLSCCRALRELLARPFRTRQPLLAALGLRSAPGRDEQRPQHRPARSPDGSVPWPARQLQAPGKHSTPLSELSWSSSLAVVAVSFSGLFTFIFLMLACLCCKKGDIGFKEFENAEGDDYVTELSAQGSPAPQHGPEVYVLPLTKVSLPMAKQPGRSVQLLKSADLGRQSLLYLKEIGHGWFGKVFLGEVNSGISSTQVVVKELKASASVQDQMQFLEEAQPYRALQHTNLLQCLAQCAEVTPYLLVMEFCPLGDLKGYLRSCRGAEAMTPDPLTLQRMACEVACGVLHLHRNNYIHSDLALRNCLLTADLTVKIGDYGLSHCKYKTLHTWQDDYFVTADQLWVPLRWIAPELIDEVHGNLLIVDQTKSSNVWSLGVTIWELFELGSQPYDHYSDRQVLAYAIKEQQLKLPKPQLKLSLSERWYEVMQFCWLQPEQRPTAEEVHLLLSYLCAKGATEAEEEFEKRWNSMKPNGSASASHHGAELSSFPLLEQFSADGFPSDGDDILTVMETSHGLNFEYKWEHTKTEHFQAPLGSLSPSSAARYHDLYYPATTTGHLSLGVSPSCYECKPPGCPGLPAPGVVPILGAHSPSLNSEYYIRIEGPGEGSAELDYAMCSYSPAGERGSPHPPSCWRAQGARSGSTYDSDSSPTVSLSMEPLLGHAPAGEGSWECAEYYPYPCPGQEPRGYEPSPSRGAEGYLLEEEPPQPCGQDWSVPGFQPSIFADPLGVSPSVNCAYSPRGYGEPQAASVGGRPPGQSRSQPDCVALELGEDSPPGAPHPQSVSPPAQRHPWASNSSSNNNIGSGSPASHEPPAGDSWCYRRMITFRGLMAKPLGTVPRGQPQLGGSPLGHDFRRLRQDQPPGMASSSSPCRSPSPLRQAWHSRDSSTSGRSQAATLAGSPGTPWGPGTAPPAGVGAQHDTHPDESVEGSISAHSPLPHTAAAPGPEETTPVASIATPNPSIPAEPSRDGSQPSPDASEAPTPVPGEAATESSVCATSIMDQTPDKTFSSTSFPSVDEGSDEDTAELTSGVFTDFSEDYMERAESAPALKSLQKQVGTPDSLESLDIRSTASSCEVFSPTTFVPPGQPKALDSGYDTENNESPEFVLKEPHEPREPEAFSQLGKPPLGLPGGESEGTAPETRLSTSLGAELHSLTEKNPYRDSAYFSDYDAEAERSPKDEEDSDGSQTSEAEESPQSPAQDLGRAPGMGEDPLHPPGAPGSPPAAPSVAVAVDAPAVGVSVGDWRGTEAGCALNGPTAPGTEQHPTSTGLVPGSSLHPDGDACPPGCGGPTTPKTFFLTPVLGSPGEPVSSGGTHVPQGVPGLGGPTARDEQTVPPVPGLGEPGLPPVGTEVGDAPGGPSMPPLADELPPGLSLLPSTREPRPATPEHREELEEEEEDTEDSDESDEELRCYNIQEQSEESEEEPTAVPIVVAESQSGRNLRSLLKMPSLLSEAFCEDLDRKKKAVSFYDDVTIYLFDQESPTRELSFPEPPEPSGQPPASGSPPSLADRLGASDDSSDGNASEENPSPCVAGGGFEWDDDFPLTPVKPSLMASLTGTPAEPDAAAPTLPAPSALVPAQKQVLPIQFSRFTVSPAPVSRFSITHVSDSDMDSIGGSSEDGDRE, from the exons ATGCTGtgccctgtgccccacagcttTCTGTCCTGGAGCTCTTGTGTGCGCTGTGCCTGTTCAAGGAGGGTGCTGTGTGCACCCAGGTGGGTGGGCAGGAGCTGGGTGctgcctgcccatggctggCCCTGCACTCAGGCTTCGCCTTTGAGCTGCTGCCGGGCTCTGCGGGAGCTCCTGGCTCGTCCCTTCCGCACACGTCAGCCGCTGCTCGCTGCACTTGGGCTCCGCTCTGCACCGGGGAGAGACGAGCAGCGGCCGCAGCATCGCCCAGCCCGCAGCCCTGACGGCAGCGTGCCATGGCCGGCGAGGCAGCTGCAGGCACCCGGCAAAC ACAGCACCCCCCTTAGCGAGCTCTCCTGGTCCTCCTCACTGGCCGTCGTGGCTGTTTCCTTCTCCGGGCTCTTCACCTTCATCTTCCTCATGCTGGCCTGCCTGTGCTGCAAGAAGGGGGACATCGGCTTCAAG GAGTTTGAGAACGCCGAGGGGGACGACTACGTGACGGAGCTCTCGGCCCAGGGCTCGCCTGCCCCTCAACATGGCCCTGAAGTCTACGTCCTGCCCCTCACCAAGGTCTCTCTGCCCATGGCCAAGCAGCCGGGGCGCTCAG TGCAGCTCCTCAAGTCGGCGGACCTGGGGCGGCAGAGCCTGCTTTACCTGAAGGAGATCGGGCACGGCTGGTTCGGCAAG GTGTTCCTGGGGGAGGTGAACTCAGGCATCAGCAGCACCCAGGTGGTGGTGAAGGAGCTGAAGGCGAGCGCCAGCGTGCAGGACCAGATGCAGTTCCTGGAGGAAGCACAGCCCTACAG GGCCCTCCAGCACACCAACCTGCTGCAGTGCCTGGCCCAGTGCGCCGAGGTCACCCCGTACCTGCTGGTGATGGAGTTCTGCCCGCTG GGTGACCTGAAGGGGTACCTGCGGAGCTGTCGGGGGGCCGAGGCCATGACCCCGGACCCGCTGACCCTGCAGAGGATGGCGTGTGAGGTGGCCTGTGGAGTCCTGCACCTACACAGGAACAACTACATCCACAG TGACCTGGCCCTGCGGAACTGCCTTCTCACTGCCGACCTGACCGTCAAGATCGGGGACTACGGGCTCTCACACTGCAAGTACAAA ACCCTACATACTTGGCAGGACGACTACTTTGTGACGGCCGACCAGCTGTGGGTGCCGCTGCGCTGGATCGCACCCGAGCTCATCGACGAAGTGCACGGCAACCTGCTCATTGTGGACCAGACTAAGTCCAGCAACGTCTG GTCGCTGGGTGTCACCATCTGGGAGCTGTTTGAGCTGGGCAGCCAGCCCTATGACCACTACTCGGACCGACAAGTGCTCGCCTATGCTATcaaggagcagcagctcaaGCTGCCCAAGCCCCAGCTGAAGCTCTCACTGTCGGAGCGCTG GTACGAGGTGATGCAgttctgctggctgcagccagagcagcgCCCGACGGCGGAGGAGGTGCATCTCCTGCTCTCCTACCTCTGTGCCAAAGGGGCAACGGAAGCGGAGGAGGAGTTCGAGAAGCGCTGGAACTCCATGAAGCCCAACGGTAGCGCCAGCGCCAGCCACCATGGTGCTgagctctcctccttcccactgcTGGAGCAGTTCTCGGCCGACGGCTTCCCCTCAGATGGTGATGACATCCTCACCGTCATGGAGACAAGCCACGGCCTCAATTTTGAGTACAAGTGGGAGCACACCAAGACCGAGCACTTCCAGGCGCCACTGGGATCGCTGAGCCCCAGCAGTGCTGCGCGCTACCATGACCTCTACTACCCAGCCACCACCACGGGGCACCTGAGCCTGGGGGTCTCGCCCTCCTGCTACGAGTGCAAGCCTCCGGGCTGCCCTGGGCTGCCGGCACCCGGCGTGGTGCCCATCCTGGGCGCCCACAGCCCTTCGCTCAACAGCGAGTACTACATCCGCATCGAGGGGCCCGGGGAGGGCAGCGCTGAGCTGGACTATGCCATGTGCAGCTACAGCCCCGCGGGCGAGCGGGGATCCCCACACCCCCCGTCCTGCTGGAGAGCCCAAGGTGCCCGGAGCGGCAGCACCTACGACTCCGACAGCAGCCCGACTGTCTCCCTCAGCATGGAGCCACTGCTGGGCCACGCACCGGCGGGTGAGGGCTCCTGGGAGTGCGCTGAGTATTACCCCTacccctgcccagggcaggagccGCGGGGCTACGAGCCGTCTCCCAGCCGCGGGGCCGAGGGGTatctgctggaggaggagccCCCCCAGCCATGCGGCCAGGACTGGTCTGTCCCTGGCTTCCAGCCCAGCATCTTTGCTGACCCGCTGGGTGTCTCCCCGTCGGTGAACTGTGCCTACAGCCCCCGGGGATACGGGGAGCCGCAGGCAGCCTCGGTGGGTGGGCGGCCACCAGGACAGAGCAGGTCCCAGCCGGACTGCGTGGCGCTGGAGCTGGGTGAGGACAGTCCCCCTGGAGCCCCCCACCCACAGAGCGTGAGCCCCCCGGCTCAGCGGCATCCCTGGGCTTCCAACAGCTCCTCCAACAACAACATCGGCAGTGGCAGCCCGGCATCCCACGAGCCCCCGGCCGGCGATAGCTGGTGCTACCGCCGCATGATCACCTTCCGGGGGCTGATGGCCAAGCCGCTGGGCACCGTGCCGCGTGGCCAGCCCCAGCTTGGGGGATCCCCCCTGGGCCATGATTTCCGCCGCCTGCGGCAGGATCAGCCCCCCGGCAtggccagcagctcctcccCATGCCGCTCGCCCTCCCCGCTGCGCCAGGCCTGGCATAGCCGTGACTCATCAACCTCCGGCCGCTCGCAGGCAGCAACGCTGGCTGGCAGCCCCGGCACGCCGTGGGGCCCCGGCACAGCCCCGCCAGCTGGAGTCGGGGCCCAACATGACACCCACCCAGATGAGAGCGTGGAGGGGAGCATCTCTGCCCACAGCCCACTGCCCCACACTGCGGCTGCACCGGGGCCGGAGGAGACCACTCCCGTGGCCAGCATTGCTACCCCGAaccccagcatccctgcagagccCAGTAGAGATGGCTCCCAGCCTTCACCAGATGCCTCGGAGGCACCCACGCCGGTGCCCGGGGAGGCTGCCACCGAGAGCAGCGTGTGTGCCACCAGCATCATGGACCAGACGCCAGACAAGACTTTCTCCAGCACCAGCTTTCCCAGCGTGGATGAGGGGAGCGATGAGGACACGGCAGAGCTGACCTCCGGCGTCTTCACTGACTTCTCTGAGGACTACATGGAGCGGGCAGAGTCAGCGCCGGCACTCAAGTCCCTGCAGAAGCAGGTGGGGACACCAGACTCCCTGGAGTCGCTGGACATCCGCTCCACAGCCAGCTCCTGTGAGGTCTTCAGCCCCACCACCTTTGTGCCTCCTGGCCAGCCCAAGGCACTCGACAGTGGCTATGACACCGAGAACAACGAGTCCCCCGAGTTTGTCCTCAAAGAGCCCCATGAGCCCCGAGAGCCGGAGGCCTTCAGCCAGCTGGGGAAGCCACCTCTGGGGCTGCCAGGGGGTGAGAGTGAGGGTACAGCCCCCGAAACGCGGCTCTCCACCTCCCTCGGGGCCGAGCTGCACAGCCTCACCGAGAAGAACCCCTACCGCGACTCTGCCTACTTCTCCGACTACGATGCCGAGGCTGAGCGCAGCCCCAAGGACGAGGAGGACAGCGATGGGTCCCAGACCTCGGAGGCAGAGGAGAGTCCCCAGTCCCCTGCCCAGGACCTAGGGCGAGCTCCTGGGATGGGAGAGGACCCGTTGCACCCCCCAGGGGCCCCCGGCAgtcccccagcagcacccagcgTCGCAGTGGCCGTGGATGCACCTGCAGTGGGGGTTTCGGTGGGGGACTGGCGGGGGACAGAGGCTGGTTGTGCCCTAAATGGCCCCACGGCACCTGGCACTGAGCAGCATCCCACCAGCACGGGGCTGGTGCCGGGCAGCTCCCTGCATCCCGATGGAGATGCCTGTCCCCCGGGCTGTGGTGGTCCCACAACACCCAAGACTTTCTTCTTGACCCCAGTGCTggggagccctggggaaccGGTGTCCTCTGGAGGGACCCATGTGCCTCAGGGTGTCCCTGGACTTGGGGGACCCACAGCCAGGGATGAACAGACTGTGCCTCCGGTGCCAGGGCTTGGGGAACCAGGGCTGCCCCCTGTGGGGACCGAGGTGGGCGATGCGCCGGGGGGTCCCAGCATGCCGCCACTAGCGGATGAGTTGCCCCCAGGCCTCTCCTTGCTCCCATCTACTCGGGAGCCGCGGCCGGCCACCCCGGAGCACCgcgaggagctggaggaggaagaggaggacacTGAGGACAGCGATGAGTCGGACGAGGAGCTGCGCTGCTACAACATCCAGGAGCAGAGCGAGGAGAGTGAGGAGGAGCCAACGGCTGTGCCCATCGTGGTGGCCGAGAGCCAGAGCGGCAGGAACCTGCGCAGCCTCCTCAAAATGCCCAGCCTCCTCTCCGAGGCCTTTTGCGAGGACCTGGATCGCAAGAAGAAGGCTGTCTCTTTCTACGACGACGTTACCATCTACCTCTTTGACCAG GAAAGCCCCACGCGGGAGCTGAGCTTCCCAGAGCCCCCCGAGCCTTCAGGGCAGCCCCCTGCCAGTGGCAGCCCCCCCAGCCTGGCAGACAGGCTCGGCGCCTCGGATGACTCCTCGGATGGCAACGCCTCAGAAGAGA ACCCCTCGCCCTGTGTCGCAGGCGGCGGCTTTGAGTGGGACGATGACTTCCCGCTCACACCGGTGAAGCCATCCCTGATGGCCTCGCTAACGGGGACGCCGGCAGAGCCGGACGCAGCCGCGCCCACGCTGCCTGCCCCATCCGCACTGGTGCCAGCGCAGAAGCAGGTGCTGCCCATCCAGTTCTCCCGGTTCACAGTCTCACCTGCCCCAGTATCGCGGTTCTCCATCACCCACGTCTCCGACTCAGACATGGACTCCATAGGAG GCAGCAGCGAAGACGGCGACCGGGAGTGA